Proteins from a genomic interval of Chanos chanos chromosome 3, fChaCha1.1, whole genome shotgun sequence:
- the hcar2 gene encoding uracil nucleotide/cysteinyl leukotriene receptor, whose product MQHNFLRHNSNQVEVILIESKAILSQDGPVLTLVSPPPLTIQVLYINSTMLLINRTLDNTSAEEQIVYRACGEKTAVLLFYLILQSINFVLGIPANVMVLWLIHKNKRDSTTSDIFILHLAALDTFFCLIPPLEYANLLYFTTTNHAWYVLGFFYGVKDSSPLFLSCICLDRYVAVLHPVTFTELKDKRHRAVCAGVVWIFTLCYAALKSTSKIPNFDKAFTVMILAAFTFMVFCNISILWALRKSGPGQDKMHPVKKKAFRMVLIILAIIIFNYFPPVALFPFREYYDPDVFRCYIHYLAFGLMDISSSIQPILYLSREITPEVSDCCCCGREQTVDRSEPSITVSTVSASDRPFVV is encoded by the exons ATGCAACACAACTTTCTCAGGCACAACAGTAACCAGGTAGAAGTCATCCTCATTGAATCCAAAGCCATCCTCAGCCAAGATGGACCAGTACTGACACTGGTTTCCCCTCCACCATT GACAATACAAGTGCTCTACATCAACTCTACCATGCTCCTGATCAACCGTACATTAGACAACACCAGTGCAGAGGAGCAAATCGTCTACAGAGCCTGCGGGGAAAAAACAGCTGTTCTCTTGTTTTACCTTATTCTGCAGTCCATCAATTTTGTCCTGGGAATCCCAGCCAATGTCATGGTCTTGTGGCTCATTCACAAGAACAAAAGGGACTCCACTACTTCAGACATCTTCATTTTGCACTTGGCTGCCCTAGACACCTTCTTTTGCCTCATTCCTCCACTAGAATATGCTAACCTCTTGTACTTTACAACCACAAACCACGCTTGGTATGTTCTGGGCTTTTTCTATGGCGTTAAAGACTCATCACCACTTTTCTTGTCGTGCATTTGTCTCGACCGGTACGTGGCTGTCCTGCATCCTGTCACCTTCACTGAACTGAAAGACAAGCGCCATCGCGCTGTATGCGCTGGGGTGGTGTGGATTTTCACTCTATGCTATGCAGCATTGAAGAGCACGAGCAAAATCCCCAACTTCGACAAGGCTTTCACAGTCATGATCCTGGCTGCCTTTACCTTTATGGTGTTTTGTAATATCTCTATACTTTGGGCATTGAGGAAGTCAGGGCCAGGGCAAGACAAAATGCATCCAGTTAAGAAGAAGGCTTTCAGGATGGTGCTCATTATCTTAGCTATCATCATCTTCAACTACTTTCCGCCCGTGGCCCTCTTCCCATTCAGGGAATATTACGATCCAGATGTGTTCAGATGCTACATCCACTACTTGGCTTTTGGACTCATGGACATCAGCAGCAGCATTCAGCCGATACTTTACCTATCCAGAGAGATAACACCTGAGGTGtcagactgctgctgctgtggtaGAGAACAGACAGTAGATAGGAGTGAGCCATCcatcactgtctccactgtcagCGCTTCAGATAGGCCTTTTGTGGTTTAA
- the LOC115806989 gene encoding zinc finger protein 239 translates to MLAPVESSTESFSEGGQAEEGLSVMFQSGGSPPNAQEADHQGFFHCTLCEKSFSRVSSLKIHLRTHSGEKAHCCNFCGKCFGRADLLKSHKRTHTGERPYSCNLCVKSYSHPGQLRIHKRVHTGERPYCCPHCGKRFSEHNQLKVHLRTHTGERPYSCSVCAKTFSNAGNLRIHQRIHTGEKPYCCGQCGKRFNGMGDLKTHYRVHTGERPYHCDLCEKTFSQAGHLTIHKRMHTGEKPYTCSECGKKFSVASSLKLHVRTHTGEKLYSCSYCGKSFSRSGHLKRHEQVHTKAKLYSCAQCGKNYSDQSTLKKHQKTHTVDTVLIQPQGSVNGPDGVSLIQVKTE, encoded by the coding sequence ATGCTGGCCCCCGTGGAGTCCAGCACTGAGAGTTTTTCAGAGGGCGGGCAAGCGGAGGAGGGACTCTCTGTAATGTTTCAGTCAGGAGGTTCCCCTCCTAATGCACAGGAGGCAGACCACCAGGGCTTCTTCCACTGCACATTGTGTGAGAAAAGCTTCAGTCGCGTGTCATCCCTCAAAATCCACCTGAGAACCCACAGCGGCGAGAAAGCACACTGTTGCAACTTCTGTGGCAAGTGTTTTGGACGAGCTGACCTTCTGAAGTCCCACAAACGCACTCACACTGGAGAGAGACCTTATAGCTGCaatctgtgtgtgaagagcTATAGCCATCCTGGTCAGCTGAGAATACATAAGCGAGTACATACTGGTGAACGGCCCTATTGCTGCCCTCACTGCGGGAAACGATTTAGTGAACACAACCAGCTCAAAGTGCACTTGCGCACTCACACAGGCGAAAGGCCATACAGTTGTAGTGTCTGCGCTAAGACCTTTAGCAATGCTGGAAATCTGAGAATCCACCAGAGAATCCACACCGGAGAAAAGCCATACTGCTGTGGCCAGTGTGGGAAGAGGTTCAACGGCATGGGAGACCTCAAAACGCATTACAGGGTTCATACAGGAGAGAGGCCGTACCATTGTGATCTTTGCGAGAAGACTTTCAGTCAGGCCGGCCACCTGACCATTCACAAACGAATGCACACAGGTGAGAAGCCATACACCTGCTCGGAGTGCGGGAAGAAGTTCAGCGTGGCCAGCAGTCTTAAGCTGCACGTTCGGactcacacaggggaaaaactcTATAGCTGTTCCTACTGTGGCAAGAGCTTCAGCAGGTCTGGTCACCTAAAAAGACATGAGCAGGTTCACACCAAAGCAAAACTCTACTCTTGTGCCCAGTGTGGGAAGAATTACAGTGACCAGTCCACTTTAAAGAAACACCAGAAAACTCACACAGTTGACACAGTGCTGATTCAACCCCAAGGCAGTGTCAATGGGCCCGACGGTGTCAGTTTGATACAGGTTAAAACTGAGTAA